GCAAATGGCTGACTTATATGGAATTATTGGGGATTATGAGAATATGATTGATCTGTATTTGGAGCTCATAGAATTTAATCCGGGTTACCTACAAACAGTACAGAATTTATTAAATCGAAATTTTGATTTTACAGAAACGAACAACAATACCACACTACTCAAGCAAAAGCTTTTGCAAAAAACAAATCAACATCCCGACAATACTTTATATGCCGAAATGCTGATTTGGTTGAATTTGCAACAATCCAACTTTTCTGGAGCTTATATTCAGGTTAAAAGTCTGGATAAAAGATTTAAAGAAAATGGAAGCCGTTTGATCAATTTTGCAAGATTAGCCAACAACAATGCGCACTATAATGTCGCGCAAAAGGCTTATCAAACAGTAATTGATAAAGGTGACCATTTACCTTATTATGAAACAGCCAAAGTGGAGATTTTATCTACACAGAAAAACGTACTGGATCAAAACCTAAGTACAGAAAGAGAAACATATGAAACGCTTTCAGAAGAATACCTCGCTACATTAGATGTTTTAGGTATTGCAGATTATACCGCGTCATCTGTTCGGGAACTTGCAGAGATTTATTCACAACAACTACATCAAAACTTACAAGCTATCCAATGGTTAGAAAAAGTAGTGGAAACCCGGGGTATAAGCAAAAGAGAAATTGCGCTTACTAAAATTGATTTGGGAGATTATCTATTGGCTGAAAATCAAATCTGGGATGCCGTTCTTTATTATATGCAGGCAGAAAAAGCTTTTAAATATGATGAACTTGGAGATCTTGCCAAATTAAAAGCTGCTAAAGTATATTATTACAATGGAGATTTTGCCTGGGCAGCAGCCAAGCTTGATGTATTAAAAGGATCGACATCTAAACTGATTAGTAATGACGCATTGTATTTATCCAATCTAATTACAGACAATACAACTATTGATACTAATTTACATCCAATGCAACTATATGCAAAGGCTGATTTATTGATGGTTCAGAAAAATTACGATGAAGCCCTATTAGTTTTAGATACACTCGAATCTTTTTATCCAGGACATATGTTGTCTGACGAAACATTGATGCAGAAGTATCACATCTATTACGCTCAGAAAAACTACAAACAAGCTGCTAAAGAACTAGAGACACTTTATGGCGGTTATGCTTTCGATATTTTAGGAGATGATGCAATATTTCTACTGGGTCAATTATATGAAATGCATCTTGATGATTCGCAAAAAGCAATGGAGTATTATTTACTTCTAATGACCGATTATCCGGATTCTGTATTTATTACTGAAGCGCGAAAACGTTATAGAAAATTAAGAGGAGATTCTGTTTGATCCCCTCTTATGATTTTTAAACTAATTCTTCCGTAATTAAGTGTTCAGCGATTTGAATCGCATTCGTAGCCGCACCTTTACGTAAGTTATCTGCAACGACCCACATATTTAAAGTTTTCGGTTGACTTTCATCTCTTCGTAGACGTCCTACAAAAACTTCATCCTTATGATGCGCATATTTAGGCATCGGATAGGTATTTGTTGCTGGATTGTCTTGCAAAACCAATCCGGGAGTTTCGTGAATCATTTTTCTTACATCAGAAATGTCAAACTCCTGGTGAAACTCTACATTAAGAGATTCCGAATGCCCCCCCTCTAACGGGACTCTTACTGCAGTAGCAGTAATGGCTATTTGATCGTCATCCAAAATTTTACGTGGTTCGTTCACCAACTTCATTTCTTCTTTGGTATAATCGTTATCCATGAATACATCACAATGCGGTAAACAATTCTTATCTATGGTGTATGGATAAACCATCTCTCCATTCACTCCATTACGCTCATTCTCCATTTGCGCAACCGCAGCTTTCCCGGTTCCGGAAATAGATTGATATGTAGATACGATCACTCTTTTTAACCCATATTTCACTTTTAGAGGAGCCAGTGCCATCACCATCTGAATGGTTGAACAATTTGGATTAGCAATGATTTTGTCTTCTGAAGTTAAAATCTCCGCATTGATTTCCGGTACAATTAACTTGTGATCCGGATGCATTCTCCAGGCTGAGGAATTATCAATAACGGTTGTACCTGCTTCCGCAAATTTTGGTGCCCATTCCAAAGAGGTATCCCCACCGGCAGAAAACAATGCGATTTCAGGTTTTGCAGCAACAGCATCTTCCATAGATACAATCTTCACCTGTTTACCCTTAAAGGTAATTTCCTTACCCACAGACTTCTTTGAAGCTACAGGTAATAAGGTATCTACGTTCACATTACGCTCCTCAAGCAATTGGAGCATCACTCTGCCCACCATTCCGGTGGCGCCTACTACTGCAATTTTCATATTATAAATTTTCGTGCAATATTAAATTTTATTTTTACTTCTTAAAACTTTAAAAACACCTTCTAAACATTTGTAAACATTGACATTACGCTGACAAATCATTTTCGCAAAAACGACCGCATTAAAAAAATATTATGCGTAGTGCAACACTAAAAAAATTGCACAAGTCTATTAACTAACAAAGTCAAAATCTAAAACGTACAAAGACAATTGTAATACACTATTAAAACTATAATCATGAAGCATATTTTTACAACGTTTATTTGCTTAGCTCTGCTATATCCTGCTTTTGGGCAAAATGAAACCAATACCGTACCTGAAATTCCAGAACCAGTAACCTATAAAAAAGATACTTCTGAAGTAAGAATGAATGGTAAAAAAATTATCATTATAAAAGACCAGGAAATTGAATCAGGCACAGAAAAACACACCAGTTCTTCTACTACCATTAGTATGTGGTCTTCTCGTAGAAACAGAGTTTGGCAAGGGTTCGAAATTGGTTTTACCGGAGTAAGTTATACTGAAGAATTTAATACTGATATTCCACCTGGACTTGAGTTTTTTGATCCAATAGTATCTAACTCTATTAACTGGGCGATCAACCCATTTGAAGTAGATATGAGAATTGTTGGTGAATACGTGAAATTCTCAACTGGCTTAGGATATATGGCCAAAAACTTTTCACTGGCCAACAACTACCGACTGACGAAAGATAGTGATGGGATAACTACCGGTTTTCAGGATCATAGAGTAACAATGGTCAGAAACAGATTTCGTACAGGATATATTACTGCACCTGCAATGATTCATTTCAATACCAATAAAAACCCATCGCATGCATTTAGAATTGGAGCCGGAGTGGTTGGCGGTGTTAAAATTTTCGAAGCGTATCGTGTTAAACACTACTACGATGGGCATAAAACAAGAGAAAAATATAATGGTGGTTATAATGCCAATCCTTTCCTGCTGGACTTAAGAGCTGTTGTTGGATATGGAGGTGTAAACCTTTATGCAACTTACTCTACGCAAGGGTTATTTAAAGATAATCGTGGGCCGGAGGTCTATCCATTCACAGTTGGCATCTCTTTTGTTAATAGCTACTAGAACATTTTTTTAGCATAGATTATTGAAGCCTGGTTTTTGTGAAAAAGCCAGGCTTTTTTTTACCTCTAAAACCAGCAAAAACAAGCCTTGTTTTTTTTCTATAAAACACTCATTCCTAAGAGAATTGTCATTTTAATAAAAAAAGTGATTTTTGATTATTATCAGCGTAGAAATTTACATACTTTTGCCGCCTTAAATTGAAACTGAGTTTTAAACAAAACGCATACTAGATATGTCTGAATCAATAGGAAAAATTTCCCAAGTAATTGGAGCGGTAATCGATGTTACCTTTGAAGGCGACCAGGAATTACCAAAATTATACGATGCACTTTCTGTAAAAAAAGCAGATGGTACTGAGATTGTTCTTGAAGTACAACAACACATCGGTGAAGACACTGTTAGAACCATTGCAATGGATGCATCAGATGGTTTTAGACGTGGGATGGAAGTAACTCCGAAAGGAAGTGCTATTTCTATGCCAATTGGAGAAGCTGTTAACGGTCGTTTGTTCAACGTAATCGGTGATAGTATTGATGGAATGCCGAACCTTGAAAGAACTAATGAACTTCCAATCCACAGGGATGCACCTAGATTTGAAGATCTTTCAACTTCATCTGAGGTTTTATTCACAGGTATTAAAGTAATTGACTTGATTGAGCCATACGTAAAAGGTGGTAAAATTGGTCTTTTCGGTGGTGCTGGTGTTGGTAAAACTGTATTGATTCAGGAATTGATTAACAATATTGCGAAAGGTCACGATGGTCTTTCTGTATTTGCCGGTGTAGGTGAGCGTACTCGTGAAGGTAATGACCTTCTTAGAGAGATGCTTGAATCTGGCATTATCAATTATGGTGAAGCTTTCATGGAATCTATGGAGAAAGGAAAGTGGGATATCAGCTTAATTGATACTGAAAAATTAAAAACTTCAAAAGCGGCTTTCGTATTCGGTCAGATGAATGAGCCTCCAGGTGCACGTGCACGTGTGGCACTTTCTGGATTGACTTTAGCTGAGTATTACCGTGATGGTGATGCAGACAGCTCTGAAGGTGGTAAAGATATCTTATTCTTTATCGACAACATTTTCCGTTTTACACAAGCAGGTTCTGAGGTATCAGCACTTCTTGGACGTATGCCATCAGCAGTAGGTTACCAACCAACATTGGCAACTGAGATGGGTGCGATGCAGGAAAGAATTACTTCTACTAAAAACGGTTCGATTACATCTGTACAAGCTGTATATGTACCAGCGGATGACTTGACTGACCCGGCTCCGGCAACAACTTTCGCTCACTTGGATGCGAAAACAGTATTGTCTCGTAAGATTGCTGAGTTAGGTATTTATCCAGCGGTGGATCCTCTTGATTCAACTTCTCGTATTTTGACTCCGGAGATTGTTGGTGATGCGCACTATGACACTGCACAAAAAGTTGTTGAGATTTTACAACGTTATAAAGAGTTACAAGATATTATCGCAATTCTTGGTATGGATGAGCTTTCTGAAGAGGATAAAGCAGTTGTTCACCGTGCAAGACGTGTTCAACGTTTCTTATCTCAACCATTCCACGTAGCAGAGCAATTTACTGGTCTTGCTGGTGTATTGGTGCCAATCGAAGATACTATTAAAGGCTTCAACATGATCATGGATGGTCAATTAGACCAATATCCTGAATCAGCATTCAACCTTAAAGGAAATATTGAAGAGGTGATCGCTGACGGAGAGAAATTGTTAGCTAACGCATAATAAAACCAAAGAATATGCAATTAGATATTCTAACACCAGAAAGAAAGCTTTATAGCGGTGAAGTTACTTACGTAGAAATGCCTGGTATTGATGGGTATTTCGGAGTATTAGATGATCACGCTGCTATGATATCGGCTTTAGGTGCGGGTAAAATTACTGTGGATCAGGTAAAGGCAATGACTCCAGATGAGGATGCTATTGATACCTTTTTAGAAGATGCACAAAACAAACGTTTTACTTTAGACGTTAAAGGTGGCGTTGCTGAAGTATTTCGTAATAAAGTAATTGTCTTATTAGACTAATATTTAAAATAATATAAATAAAAAAGGGAACCAATTGGTTCCCTTTTTTATTGCTTGTATATTTCTCAATTACTTGTTCTTTGCCTCAAATAGCAACCCTGTAATTTCTAAAAACTCATCGACAGAAAGTTGCTCCGGACGTAATTTTTCAAACTTTTCCGGCAATGCCACGTTACATTCGTTTAGGACTGATTTTAGCGAATTTCGAAGTGTTTTTCTTCTTTGGCCAAAAGCCGTCTTCACCACACGCTTATAGAATTTTTCCGGGAAATCAAGTTCTTTACGTTCATTACGAACCATACTGATCACTCCCGATTGCACTTTTGGAGGTGGATCAAAATGCTCAGGTCCTACTGAAAACAAATACTCTATATCGTACCAGGTTTGAAGTAAAACACTGGTTAATCCATATTGTTTATTTCCAGGAGGA
This genomic interval from bacterium SCSIO 12643 contains the following:
- a CDS encoding F0F1 ATP synthase subunit epsilon; the protein is MQLDILTPERKLYSGEVTYVEMPGIDGYFGVLDDHAAMISALGAGKITVDQVKAMTPDEDAIDTFLEDAQNKRFTLDVKGGVAEVFRNKVIVLLD
- a CDS encoding aspartate-semialdehyde dehydrogenase, whose translation is MKIAVVGATGMVGRVMLQLLEERNVNVDTLLPVASKKSVGKEITFKGKQVKIVSMEDAVAAKPEIALFSAGGDTSLEWAPKFAEAGTTVIDNSSAWRMHPDHKLIVPEINAEILTSEDKIIANPNCSTIQMVMALAPLKVKYGLKRVIVSTYQSISGTGKAAVAQMENERNGVNGEMVYPYTIDKNCLPHCDVFMDNDYTKEEMKLVNEPRKILDDDQIAITATAVRVPLEGGHSESLNVEFHQEFDISDVRKMIHETPGLVLQDNPATNTYPMPKYAHHKDEVFVGRLRRDESQPKTLNMWVVADNLRKGAATNAIQIAEHLITEELV
- a CDS encoding F0F1 ATP synthase subunit beta; amino-acid sequence: MSESIGKISQVIGAVIDVTFEGDQELPKLYDALSVKKADGTEIVLEVQQHIGEDTVRTIAMDASDGFRRGMEVTPKGSAISMPIGEAVNGRLFNVIGDSIDGMPNLERTNELPIHRDAPRFEDLSTSSEVLFTGIKVIDLIEPYVKGGKIGLFGGAGVGKTVLIQELINNIAKGHDGLSVFAGVGERTREGNDLLREMLESGIINYGEAFMESMEKGKWDISLIDTEKLKTSKAAFVFGQMNEPPGARARVALSGLTLAEYYRDGDADSSEGGKDILFFIDNIFRFTQAGSEVSALLGRMPSAVGYQPTLATEMGAMQERITSTKNGSITSVQAVYVPADDLTDPAPATTFAHLDAKTVLSRKIAELGIYPAVDPLDSTSRILTPEIVGDAHYDTAQKVVEILQRYKELQDIIAILGMDELSEEDKAVVHRARRVQRFLSQPFHVAEQFTGLAGVLVPIEDTIKGFNMIMDGQLDQYPESAFNLKGNIEEVIADGEKLLANA
- a CDS encoding outer membrane beta-barrel protein gives rise to the protein MKHIFTTFICLALLYPAFGQNETNTVPEIPEPVTYKKDTSEVRMNGKKIIIIKDQEIESGTEKHTSSSTTISMWSSRRNRVWQGFEIGFTGVSYTEEFNTDIPPGLEFFDPIVSNSINWAINPFEVDMRIVGEYVKFSTGLGYMAKNFSLANNYRLTKDSDGITTGFQDHRVTMVRNRFRTGYITAPAMIHFNTNKNPSHAFRIGAGVVGGVKIFEAYRVKHYYDGHKTREKYNGGYNANPFLLDLRAVVGYGGVNLYATYSTQGLFKDNRGPEVYPFTVGISFVNSY